In Mytilus edulis chromosome 6, xbMytEdul2.2, whole genome shotgun sequence, the following proteins share a genomic window:
- the LOC139526671 gene encoding toll-like receptor 4, which yields MDHPHFAVLQNICLKKLVLVGDSILGIRFRPFERYALEENCLEELIMSDNVMTDRKDDYVFVFCAFKHLKIIRIPHMIIRKRRNKRFTSSVNDASYTVCSPKTLEELDLHSPVKSWNKRRVTNVTVVNGSNLKILNLANITIHDCNGTVHGIENLEFLDMSGFNCTILSEHLLKHVPKLITFNSQDANLGIGLNSLKNASKFFEMNLDLQLIDLIQNNIYSLPDGLFNHNFRHPISIRFDKNSLQSLSSFPTKPYIFKHISLTQNRFSCLSNDDIDKLNIILPSSISLRGNPIECSCKTLHFMKWVHLSGIVSDLGETECVLQNGTLANMSHFLNNLKTYEISCQTKFWVALASSVTSVFILAIILGIVYYRYRFAFEYFFLRIKMKLRNYQPLSDEFEYDAFISYSHKDITWVTNLYDKLKPKGFELCLHHKDFLAGVPIAECIVKAINSSRKVVFIITKDFLESSWGSYEIEMTRMHAFREGRESMVIVILMDDIKKDKLPKSLKDIWYKVVCIVWPSDTEAPYNTEEMFYDKLCITLSDGRMRISDDNTPM from the coding sequence ATGGATCATCCTCATTTTGCTGTACTTCAAAATATATGTCTTAAAAAGTTAGTTTTGGTAGGTGACAGTATACTTGGGATAAGGTTTAGACCTTTTGAAAGATATGCTTTAGAGGAGAACTGTTTAGAAGAATTGATTATGTCTGACAACGTAATGACTGACAGAAAAGATGattatgtatttgtattttgtgcATTTAAGCATTTGAAAATCATCAGAATTCCGCATATGATAATAAGAAAACGGAGAAATAAACGATTTACATCGTCCGTAAATGATGCATCGTACACTGTTTGCTCTCCAAAAACGTTAGAAGAATTGGACCTGCACTCGCCAGTCAAGTCGTGGAATAAGAGAAGAGTTACAAATGTTACTGTTGTGAACGGGTCTAATTTGAAAATTCTAAATCTGGCTAACATAACGATACATGACTGTAATGGTACAGTACATGGGATTGAAAATTTAGAGTTTTTAGATATGTCAGGATTTAATTGCACAATTTTAAGTGAACATCTTCTGAAGCATGTACCGAAACTGATAACTTTTAATTCACAGGATGCTAATCTTGGGATCGGTTTGAATTCCTtgaaaaatgcttcaaaattCTTTGAGATGAACTTAGATCTTCAACTCATTGACCTgattcaaaataacatttattcactaccagatggcttatttaatcacaattttaGACATCCGATTTCTATCAGgtttgacaaaaacagtttacAATCGCTTTCAAGCTTTCCGaccaaaccatatatattcaaacATATCAGCCTGACGCAAAATAGATTTTCATGCCTAAGCAATGACGATATCGATAAACTCAATATAATCCTACCGTCAAGTATATCTCTTCGTGGAAATCCGATAGAATGTTCTTGTAAAACATTACATTTTATGAAATGGGTTCATCTTTCGGGAATTGTAAGTGATCTTGGAGAAACTGAATGTGTCCTCCAAAATGGAACTCTTGCAAACATGTCTCATTTCTTAAACAATCTTAAAACATACGAAATCAGTTGTCAAACGAAATTCTGGGTAGCACTGGCAAGTAGTGTTACTTCTGTGTTCATTCTTGCTATTATCTTAGGAATAGTATACTATCGATATCGATTTGCATTTGAATATTTCTTCCTGAGAATTAAAATGAAACTTCGAAATTACCAACCTCTTTCGGATGAGTTCGAGTATGATGCGTTTATATCGTACAGTCATAAAGACATCACATGGGTTACCAATCTTTATGACAAGTTGAAGCCGAAAGGTTTCGAGCTCTGTTTACATCATAAGGATTTCTTGGCCGGAGTACCTATTGCTGAGTGCATAGTTAAAGCCATCAATTCGAGTAGAAAGGTTGTATTTATCATTACAAAGGACTTTCTTGAGAGTAGCTGGGGATCGTATGAAATAGAAATGACAAGAATGCATGCTTTCAGAGAGGGTCGTGAATCTATGGTTATAGTAATACTAATGGATGACATTAAAAAAGATAAACTTCCAAAGTCATTGAAAGACATTTGGTACAAGGTCGTATGTATCGTCTGGCCATCTGACACCGAGGCTCCGTATAATACTGAAGAAATGTTCTACGATAAACTATGTATTACATTATCAGACGGCCGCATGAGGATTAGTGATGATAACACTCCTATGTAA
- the LOC139526672 gene encoding uncharacterized protein, which yields MGSRRFRKSYRLINRKRRVNSKTQRNKRTRAEFNKKFILNFTRTKLSNEEILLLSKGTKFVPSPNIFHVRNNIMADFIELARKMRCRFCYSNTSENTELHPLYLKTGHVPPRCNNALENYITDTMLAISSLAVNSFKDNLSRVERKSLFKISNNSEIYISKADKNNTTVLIDKNNYTRAGENHLRSIYYVELEQPNTASISKKIEEIIRKLFSQKEIDMKTYNFLTQSHNPKHLHMYFLPKIHKIKPEVLVVKNIIKQGFNHSDIEVAFRPIVNKSHSPTCRIEKFLDLIFKPLLRKDPFFIQDSKDFIVKLEKEKIENKCFLIAYDVTSMYTNMQIKDLQETLVNNLEKIDKLSYNFQIPNLADLAELIKIVLENNEFEFNGHIYKQIIGAPMGGILSPTCTDLHLASILKMILDKFQYRTHIKLHCQYRDDGFMVFTGNMLQIEEFFSIANKIDNLLKFTYEVSEELMTYLDLEVYKGNRFHINGILDVKSHIKKTETYQYLPPNSSHPQSTFKSITVGETIRHIR from the coding sequence ATGGGTAGCAGACGCTTTAGAAAATCTTATAGATTAATAAATCGCAAGAGAAGGGTTAATTCAAAAACCCAAAGAAATAAGAGAACTCGAGCTGAGTTCAATAAGaaatttattcttaattttactaGAACAAAATTATCTAATGAAGAGATCCTCCTACTGAGTAAAGGAACTAAATTTGTTCCGAGCCCTAATATATTTCATGTCAGAAATAATATTATGGCAGATTTTATAGAATTAGCCAGGAAAATGAGATGTAGGTTTTGTTATTCTAACACATCAGAAAATACAGAACTCCATCCATTATACTTAAAAACAGGACATGTACCTCCAAGGTGCAACAATGCtcttgaaaattatataacaGACACAATGCTGGCTATATCTAGCTTGGCGGTGAACTCATTTAAAGACAATTTGTCGAGAGTAGAACGTAAATCACTATTTAAAATTTCTAATAATTCTGAGATTTATATTTCTAAAGCAGACAAAAATAATACTACAGTATTAATAGATAAGAATAACTATACGAGAGCAGGAGAAAATCACCTACGTAGCATATACTACGTAGAACTTGAACAACCTAATACTGCATCTATTAGTAAAAAGATAGAAGAGATAATTAGGAAATTGTTTTCTCAAAAAGAAATAGATATGAAAACATATAATTTTCTGACACAGAGTCATAACCCAAAACATTTGCACATGTATTTTCTACCTAAAATCCACAAAATTAAGCCAGAGGTACTAgtagttaaaaatatcattaaacaaGGTTTTAACCATTCAGATATTGAGGTTGCATTTAGACCTATTGTCAACAAAAGCCATTCCCCAACTTGTAGAATTGAAAAATTCTTAGATCTAATTTTTAAACCTTTATTGAGGAAAGATCCATTCTTCATTCAAGactctaaagattttattgtaaaattagaGAAAGAAAAgatagaaaacaaatgttttctgATTGCCTATGATGTTACTTCGATGTATACAAACATGCAAATAAAAGATTTGCAAGAAACTTTAGtcaacaatttagaaaaaattgaCAAGCTATCATATAATTTTCAAATCCCCAATTTAGCAGATTTAGCTGAGCTAATTAaaatagtattagaaaacaatgaatttgaatttaatggACACATCTATAAACAGATAATAGGCGCCCCCATGGGAGGGATTTTATCGCCTACGTGCACAGATTTACATCTGGCCTCTATACTAAAGATGATATTAGATAAATTCCAGTACAGAACACACATTAAATTACACTGTCAATATAGGGATGACGGCTTTATGGTCTTCACTGGTAATATGTTACAAATAGAGGAATTTTTTAGCATTGCTAATAAGATCGACAATCtgttaaaatttacatatgaagTATCTGAAGAGTTAATGACCTACCTAGATTTAGAGGTTTATAAAGGTAATAGATTTCATATAAATGGAATCTTGGATGTCAAATCTCACATTAAAAAGACAGAAACTTATCAATATTTGCCACCTAATAGCTCTCATCCACAGAGTACCTTTAAAAGTATCACTGTGGGAGAAACTATACGGCACATTAGATAA